One window of the Acidimicrobiia bacterium genome contains the following:
- a CDS encoding ABC transporter substrate-binding protein, which translates to MKTTNSIVLGMSLLVVASCSPSTSTATRPTPEQSPAALFVGVDGVESDISDTSRIVVLNGDLVEVIFALGAGDRVVGRDLTTTYPPEALSIPDVGLGRRLNAEAVIGLDPTLVLGDTQIAPASAIEQIRAAGIPVVILDVQATLPGVSRKITTIAEILGLEAEGQKAVAGVEAEIGRAQSLAAMATDTPRVAYVYVRGPETLLMFGNGMPTHFLIEAAHGVDALGDTGVVFAEPLVAEQLVAAQPDVLITPIEGFDLIGGLDAFLALPGVADTPAGVTGRIITYDEALFLGMGPRTGEALMQLVVDLHPDLAP; encoded by the coding sequence ATGAAGACAACCAACTCGATCGTGCTCGGGATGAGCTTGCTGGTCGTGGCGTCGTGCAGCCCCAGCACCTCAACCGCAACTCGTCCTACGCCCGAGCAGTCGCCCGCTGCGCTCTTCGTGGGTGTCGACGGGGTCGAAAGCGACATCTCGGACACAAGCCGGATCGTCGTCCTCAACGGCGACCTCGTCGAGGTCATCTTCGCGCTCGGCGCCGGTGATCGAGTGGTCGGGAGGGATCTCACCACGACCTATCCGCCCGAGGCTCTCTCGATCCCGGATGTCGGACTGGGCCGACGCCTGAACGCCGAGGCCGTCATCGGTCTCGACCCGACGCTCGTCCTCGGTGACACGCAGATCGCACCGGCGTCAGCGATCGAGCAGATCAGAGCTGCTGGCATACCGGTGGTGATCCTGGATGTGCAGGCAACGCTTCCCGGTGTGAGTCGGAAAATCACCACGATTGCCGAGATCCTCGGTCTCGAAGCAGAGGGCCAGAAGGCCGTCGCCGGTGTGGAAGCTGAGATCGGGCGGGCGCAGAGCCTCGCCGCAATGGCGACCGACACCCCTCGTGTCGCGTATGTCTATGTGCGAGGTCCCGAAACACTCCTCATGTTCGGAAATGGCATGCCAACCCATTTCCTGATCGAGGCCGCCCACGGGGTCGATGCGCTCGGTGACACCGGCGTCGTGTTCGCCGAGCCACTCGTCGCCGAACAACTCGTTGCGGCACAACCCGATGTTCTGATCACGCCCATCGAAGGCTTTGATCTGATCGGCGGACTCGACGCATTCCTCGCCTTGCCGGGAGTGGCGGACACACCTGCCGGAGTAACGGGGCGCATCATCACCTATGATGAAGCCCTGTTTCTCGGCATGGGGCCCCGCACCGGCGAGGCACTCATGCAGCTCGTCGTCGATCTGCATCCGGACCTCGCGCCGTGA
- a CDS encoding TetR/AcrR family transcriptional regulator, translating to MAPRASTDQLRDEMFDAARELIATVGCTEMSHADITAAVGIGRTTFYEHFSSKEDLLVQLVRRDLPATSEAIVSAVPIDLPPDERLARLAEKMVEFVGTDHMGLILHTEVPRLSPEAQRAIAHAHEGLGSEFASIYRAGVAAGVFRSYPPAFAGRMIEQIIMTGGKVVMDSDDPAARVEALAADTARLLVDAFRV from the coding sequence ATGGCACCGAGAGCCTCGACGGACCAGCTGCGCGATGAGATGTTCGATGCTGCAAGGGAGCTGATCGCCACCGTCGGCTGCACCGAGATGTCCCATGCCGATATCACCGCCGCGGTGGGCATCGGGAGGACCACCTTCTACGAGCATTTCTCTTCGAAGGAGGACCTGTTGGTACAGCTCGTTCGGCGGGACCTTCCGGCGACATCCGAGGCAATCGTCTCTGCCGTCCCCATTGATCTTCCTCCCGATGAACGCCTCGCTCGACTCGCCGAGAAGATGGTCGAGTTCGTCGGGACCGACCACATGGGTCTCATCCTCCACACGGAGGTGCCGCGCCTTTCACCCGAGGCACAGCGGGCCATCGCCCACGCCCACGAAGGGCTCGGCTCTGAATTCGCGAGCATCTACCGGGCTGGTGTCGCCGCAGGGGTGTTCCGGTCGTACCCACCTGCTTTCGCTGGGCGGATGATCGAGCAGATCATCATGACCGGCGGCAAGGTCGTCATGGATTCGGACGATCCCGCCGCGCGCGTTGAGGCGCTCGCGGCCGACACCGCGCGGCTTCTCGTCGATGCGTTCCGGGTGTGA
- the trmD gene encoding tRNA (guanosine(37)-N1)-methyltransferase TrmD, whose product MKINVVTLFPEFFTTPLTVSFVGKAIEDGVVEVEFHNPRDHGKGVHRQVDDAPFGGGAGMVMTPEPLAKTLDPLAGTHRVLLTPAGVPLRQEHLDRFVTIDALTLVCGRYEGIDERIVANLIDEEVSLGDFVLSGGEAAAAVIIEGVVRLLPGVVGNPMSTETESFRGDGLLEEPQYTRPAEFRGWRVPEVLLSGDHAMIERWRAEQRRERTLRRRPDLLGGS is encoded by the coding sequence GTGAAGATCAATGTCGTCACGCTGTTTCCTGAGTTCTTCACGACACCGCTGACCGTTTCGTTTGTGGGAAAGGCGATCGAAGACGGTGTCGTCGAGGTCGAGTTCCACAATCCACGCGACCACGGGAAGGGTGTCCACCGTCAAGTCGACGACGCACCGTTTGGCGGGGGCGCAGGGATGGTCATGACACCGGAACCGCTCGCGAAGACCCTCGATCCGCTTGCGGGAACGCACCGAGTTCTGCTCACTCCCGCTGGTGTGCCGCTGCGGCAAGAGCACCTCGACCGCTTCGTAACCATCGACGCGCTCACCCTCGTGTGTGGCCGCTATGAAGGAATCGATGAGCGCATCGTTGCCAACCTCATCGACGAGGAGGTGTCGCTCGGCGACTTCGTCCTTTCCGGTGGGGAAGCCGCCGCAGCGGTGATCATCGAAGGTGTGGTGCGACTCCTGCCCGGTGTCGTTGGAAACCCGATGTCGACCGAAACGGAGTCGTTCCGAGGTGATGGGCTCCTTGAGGAGCCGCAGTACACGAGGCCTGCCGAGTTTCGGGGCTGGCGCGTACCGGAAGTGCTGCTCAGCGGAGATCATGCCATGATCGAGCGCTGGCGGGCCGAACAGCGGCGTGAGCGGACGCTCCGGAGGCGACCCGACCTCCTCGGCGGTTCCTGA
- the rplS gene encoding 50S ribosomal protein L19 — protein sequence MNTIEEIEQAQLRDDIPDFAPGDTVRVDVRVIEGGRERIQAFEGVVIARNGGSGARATFTVRKISFGVGVERIFPLHAPIIGKIEVTRRGDVRRAKLYYLRDRVGKATRIKEKRD from the coding sequence GTGAACACGATCGAAGAGATCGAGCAGGCTCAACTGCGCGACGACATCCCCGACTTCGCTCCTGGCGACACGGTTCGGGTTGATGTGCGTGTGATCGAAGGTGGCCGTGAGCGGATACAGGCGTTTGAAGGCGTCGTCATTGCACGGAACGGTGGATCCGGCGCCCGAGCGACTTTCACCGTTCGCAAGATCAGCTTCGGCGTCGGTGTCGAGCGCATCTTTCCGCTGCACGCGCCGATCATCGGCAAGATCGAGGTGACGCGCCGGGGCGATGTTCGCAGGGCAAAGCTCTATTACCTCCGCGACCGCGTCGGCAAAGCGACCCGCATCAAGGAAAAGCGCGACTAG
- a CDS encoding DNA-3-methyladenine glycosylase 2 family protein has protein sequence MRQAAEPFDDAGALASNHEPFARLLERNGRPPDLRRPATFETLVRLILEQQVSLQSASAAFGRLERRVGKVTPGAVVSLSDEQLRADGFSRQKARYVKGVAQLLIEGALDLKAVASLDADDAVARLTAIRGVGPWTASCFALFVNGAADVWPRGDRALHVSMTRVMGLDDVPSSNAAASIAAAWSPHRSTAARMLWHEYLGGASWRPPDTAGFIEGAGMVPS, from the coding sequence TTGCGACAAGCAGCCGAGCCCTTCGACGATGCTGGAGCTCTCGCCTCCAACCATGAGCCCTTTGCGCGGCTTCTCGAGCGCAACGGTCGCCCGCCCGATCTCCGCCGACCCGCGACCTTCGAGACACTGGTCAGGCTCATCCTCGAGCAGCAAGTCTCATTGCAATCCGCAAGCGCCGCATTCGGCCGCCTCGAGCGTCGTGTGGGGAAAGTGACTCCAGGAGCCGTGGTCAGCCTCAGCGACGAGCAGCTGCGCGCCGATGGCTTCTCCCGCCAGAAGGCGAGGTATGTCAAGGGCGTCGCACAACTACTGATCGAAGGTGCGCTCGACCTGAAGGCTGTCGCGAGCCTCGACGCGGACGACGCTGTTGCCAGGTTGACCGCGATCCGAGGCGTGGGGCCATGGACCGCGTCATGCTTCGCACTCTTCGTCAACGGTGCTGCAGATGTGTGGCCACGAGGAGATCGCGCTCTTCATGTCTCGATGACACGGGTCATGGGACTGGATGATGTGCCGTCGAGCAACGCTGCCGCTTCGATCGCCGCGGCGTGGTCGCCGCACCGATCCACGGCGGCTCGCATGCTCTGGCATGAGTACCTCGGAGGGGCCTCGTGGCGACCGCCGGACACTGCCGGGTTCATCGAGGGCGCCGGTATGGTTCCGTCGTGA